Proteins from one Bacteroides mediterraneensis genomic window:
- a CDS encoding DUF2851 family protein, whose translation MEHLLQFVWKHKLFPLTPLHTTQGQIIEVIDPGLPNTDAGPDFFNAKIKIDGILWVGNVEIHVHSSDWKRHQHHLDRAYDSVILHVASDIDAETFRTDGEPIPQMELHYPPYLLENYRELIETSHYPACYRLIPQLPKLLLHSWLSSLQTERFEQKTQRIQAQLTQSKGDWEQAFFLTLARNFGFGTNSDAFEQWAQTIPLQAVNKHRDNLFQIEAIFFGQAGLLQELPSDDYSAQLTKEYAYLAHKFELHPSEHLRWKMLRMRPGNFPHVRIAQLANLYHHSQGILSQLLLAPTVKELRDLLRGGTSLYWLTHYVFGEPSPARPKTLSDASIDLLIINTVVPFLYAYGKHKGEERLIERASNLLEQLKPENNYIIRLWKECGLSAAHAGDSQALIQLKKNYCDPKKCLFCRIGYEYFKKKES comes from the coding sequence ATGGAACATCTACTCCAATTTGTATGGAAACACAAGCTTTTTCCGCTCACCCCGCTGCATACTACCCAAGGGCAAATTATCGAAGTCATTGACCCCGGACTTCCCAATACGGACGCCGGTCCGGACTTCTTCAACGCGAAAATCAAGATAGACGGCATCCTCTGGGTGGGCAATGTGGAAATCCATGTGCATTCCTCCGACTGGAAACGCCACCAGCATCACTTGGACCGTGCCTACGACTCCGTGATTCTCCACGTGGCTTCCGACATCGATGCCGAGACCTTCCGTACGGATGGCGAACCCATCCCACAAATGGAACTGCACTACCCGCCCTATTTGCTGGAGAACTATCGCGAACTGATTGAAACCAGTCACTATCCGGCCTGCTACCGCCTCATCCCCCAACTGCCCAAACTCCTGCTCCACAGCTGGCTCTCCAGCTTGCAGACGGAACGTTTCGAGCAAAAGACACAACGTATCCAGGCCCAGCTCACCCAAAGCAAAGGCGACTGGGAACAGGCCTTCTTTCTCACCCTGGCCCGCAACTTCGGTTTCGGCACCAACAGCGATGCCTTCGAACAATGGGCCCAGACCATTCCCTTACAGGCCGTCAACAAACACCGTGACAATCTTTTCCAGATAGAAGCGATTTTCTTCGGACAAGCCGGTCTGCTACAGGAACTCCCTTCCGATGACTATTCTGCCCAGCTTACCAAGGAATATGCTTACCTGGCCCATAAATTCGAACTGCATCCCTCCGAACACCTTCGCTGGAAGATGCTCCGCATGCGTCCGGGCAATTTTCCGCACGTGCGCATCGCCCAACTGGCCAACCTCTATCATCATTCCCAGGGGATACTTTCCCAGCTCCTGCTGGCTCCTACCGTGAAAGAGCTGCGCGACCTGTTGCGGGGAGGTACCTCTCTCTACTGGCTCACTCACTACGTATTCGGCGAACCGTCGCCCGCCCGTCCGAAGACTCTCAGCGATGCTTCCATCGACCTCCTAATTATCAACACCGTGGTGCCTTTCCTTTATGCCTATGGCAAGCACAAAGGTGAAGAACGGCTCATCGAACGGGCTAGCAACCTGCTGGAACAACTGAAACCGGAAAATAATTACATCATCCGCCTGTGGAAGGAATGTGGCCTCTCTGCCGCCCATGCCGGCGACAGTCAGGCACTCATCCAACTCAAGAAGAACTACTGCGACCCGAAGAAATGCCTGTTCTGCCGCATCGGATATGAATATTTCAAGAAAAAAGAAAGTTAA
- the dapB gene encoding 4-hydroxy-tetrahydrodipicolinate reductase, which produces MKIALIGYGKMGKEIEKIALSRGHEIVSIIDINNREDFASEAFRSADVAIEFTAPSVAYGNCLEAFKNGVKVVSGSTGWMAEHGEEMRRLCQEEGKTLFWSSNFSLGVAIFSAVNKYLAKIMNQFPNYDVSMVETHHVHKLDAPSGTAITLVEGILENLDRKHKWVMGTLTAPDGTVTGTTDCAPDELPVSAIREGEVPGIHTIKYESEADSIVITHDAKNRKGFALGAVLAAEYTAGHTGFLGMNDLFQF; this is translated from the coding sequence ATGAAAATTGCATTGATTGGATATGGAAAGATGGGAAAGGAAATCGAAAAGATAGCTCTTTCCAGAGGACACGAAATTGTCAGTATCATTGATATAAATAACCGGGAAGATTTTGCTTCCGAAGCATTCCGTTCGGCAGATGTGGCCATTGAGTTCACGGCGCCGTCGGTGGCTTACGGCAATTGCCTGGAGGCTTTTAAGAATGGAGTGAAGGTGGTGTCAGGCAGTACCGGATGGATGGCTGAACACGGGGAGGAAATGCGTCGCCTGTGTCAGGAAGAAGGAAAGACTTTGTTCTGGTCGTCCAACTTCAGCCTGGGAGTGGCTATTTTCTCGGCGGTCAACAAGTATCTGGCCAAAATCATGAACCAGTTCCCGAATTATGACGTATCGATGGTGGAAACGCACCACGTACACAAGTTGGATGCGCCGAGTGGTACGGCTATCACGCTGGTGGAAGGGATTCTGGAAAACCTGGACCGCAAGCACAAATGGGTGATGGGCACGCTGACGGCTCCCGATGGAACCGTGACGGGTACGACCGATTGTGCACCGGATGAATTGCCGGTAAGTGCCATCCGCGAAGGAGAAGTACCGGGTATCCACACTATCAAGTATGAGTCGGAAGCCGATTCCATCGTGATTACGCACGATGCAAAGAACCGTAAAGGGTTTGCTTTGGGAGCGGTGCTGGCTGCCGAATATACAGCCGGACACACCGGTTTTCTGGGTATGAATGATTTATTTCAGTTTTGA
- a CDS encoding S26 family signal peptidase, with product MIQASRKQWIKFGIVLVLYLIFLIWLKSWLGLIVVPFIFDAYISKKIPWTWWKKSTNKTVLTVMGWVDAIVFALVAVYFVNLYFFQNYVIPSSSLEKSLLVGDYLFVSKMSYGARIPQTPLHMPLTQHTLPVFNCKSYLEWPKWDYKRVSGLGKVQLNDIVVFNFPAGDTVATGNPAEDIYRMSYAIGKQLSQPIDLASLNVEQQREVYDYYYSVGRKYIDENPQLYGKVITRPVDRRENYVKRCVGLPGQTLQIKDRIIYLDGKPNKEPDNVQYRYFVHTKGMLPEDLCHELGISKEDLMGYYTEESVYNMPLTEKAKAALLARKDLVTSIENVPDDDAGGLYPDNKLTGWTVDNYGPIWIPKKGATVDLTLDNLPIYERPIRNYEGNSLEVKDGKIYINGQETTKYTFKMDYYWMMGDNRHNSADSRFWGFVPEDHIVGKPIFIWLSLDQDRGWFNGKVRWNRLFKFVDSIK from the coding sequence ATGATACAAGCCTCACGTAAACAATGGATAAAGTTCGGCATAGTGCTGGTGCTTTACCTGATTTTCCTGATTTGGTTGAAAAGCTGGCTGGGACTGATTGTGGTTCCGTTCATCTTTGATGCTTATATCTCCAAGAAGATTCCTTGGACATGGTGGAAGAAGTCGACCAACAAGACCGTGCTGACGGTGATGGGGTGGGTGGATGCCATCGTGTTCGCTTTGGTGGCTGTCTATTTCGTCAACCTGTATTTCTTCCAGAATTACGTGATTCCTTCGTCTTCATTGGAGAAATCGTTGCTGGTGGGCGACTACCTGTTTGTGAGCAAGATGAGTTATGGAGCCCGTATCCCGCAGACCCCGCTTCACATGCCGCTGACGCAGCATACGTTGCCGGTGTTCAACTGCAAGTCGTACCTGGAATGGCCGAAATGGGACTACAAACGGGTGTCCGGACTGGGGAAAGTGCAGCTGAACGACATCGTAGTGTTCAACTTCCCGGCTGGTGATACGGTGGCAACCGGCAATCCGGCAGAGGATATCTACCGCATGAGCTATGCCATCGGCAAGCAGCTTTCGCAGCCCATCGACTTGGCCAGCTTGAATGTGGAACAGCAGCGCGAAGTGTATGATTATTATTATTCGGTGGGCCGCAAATATATTGATGAGAATCCGCAGCTGTATGGTAAGGTGATTACGCGTCCGGTAGACCGCCGGGAGAACTACGTGAAGCGTTGCGTGGGACTTCCGGGACAGACGTTGCAGATTAAGGACCGGATTATTTATCTGGACGGCAAGCCGAACAAGGAGCCGGACAATGTACAGTACCGTTATTTCGTACATACCAAAGGCATGCTGCCGGAGGATTTGTGTCATGAGCTGGGTATCAGCAAGGAAGACCTGATGGGGTATTATACGGAGGAATCGGTGTATAACATGCCGCTGACCGAGAAGGCCAAAGCGGCTCTGTTGGCCCGGAAAGATTTGGTGACTTCCATTGAGAATGTACCGGACGACGATGCGGGCGGTCTGTATCCCGACAATAAACTGACGGGATGGACGGTAGACAACTATGGGCCGATATGGATTCCGAAAAAAGGGGCTACCGTGGATTTGACCTTGGACAACCTGCCGATTTATGAACGTCCTATCCGGAACTACGAAGGCAACAGTTTGGAGGTGAAGGACGGAAAGATTTATATCAACGGACAGGAAACTACGAAATATACCTTTAAGATGGATTATTACTGGATGATGGGAGACAACCGTCACAACTCGGCCGACTCCCGTTTCTGGGGTTTTGTGCCGGAAGACCATATCGTGGGCAAGCCGATTTTTATCTGGCTGTCGCTGGATCAGGACCGCGGGTGGTTCAACGGAAAGGTTCGCTGGAACCGTCTGTTCAAGTTTGTAGATTCCATCAAATGA
- the lepB gene encoding signal peptidase I produces MSKGKSGWGWLKATGVAVLTVWLVRTLLVTTCVIPSSGMENSLYQGERILVSKWSYGLRLPFCSLFGYHRLAASRARKGDIVLFNNPHPENQKTGIEWRELFISRCIGTPGDTLMLDADLNDVGGKVLSPDAKSLYAYPVSTEDLMLTVLSVLGLKGNALVGYTSDGGYIRSFSQYEYYLLSQKLEGRIPLIPLDEKNRTEAHPYVIPAKGIPVKVYPWNVTLLCNTIVAHEHQPAEVRHDTLWVKGKPVEAYTFSKDYYWMASNDPVNICDSRLFGLVPEDHLVGKAWLIWYSSRKGRFGQRVQ; encoded by the coding sequence ATGAGCAAAGGAAAGTCCGGATGGGGGTGGTTGAAGGCAACCGGCGTGGCGGTGCTGACCGTCTGGCTGGTGCGGACACTGCTTGTGACGACTTGTGTGATTCCTTCCTCCGGCATGGAGAATTCACTGTACCAAGGGGAACGGATTCTGGTCAGCAAGTGGAGTTACGGGCTGCGCCTGCCTTTCTGTTCACTTTTCGGCTATCACCGGCTGGCAGCTTCCCGTGCAAGGAAAGGGGATATCGTGCTGTTCAACAATCCGCATCCTGAGAATCAGAAGACGGGAATCGAGTGGCGGGAACTGTTCATCAGCCGTTGCATCGGTACGCCGGGCGATACGCTGATGCTGGACGCTGATTTGAATGATGTAGGCGGAAAGGTGCTGAGCCCGGATGCCAAGTCGCTGTATGCTTATCCGGTATCGACGGAGGATTTGATGCTGACGGTACTGTCGGTGCTGGGTCTCAAGGGCAATGCGCTGGTGGGGTATACTTCCGACGGGGGGTATATCCGGAGTTTCAGCCAGTATGAATATTATTTGCTTTCGCAGAAGCTGGAAGGGCGGATTCCGCTGATTCCGCTGGACGAGAAAAACCGTACGGAGGCGCATCCGTATGTGATTCCGGCAAAGGGAATACCGGTGAAGGTGTATCCGTGGAATGTGACGTTGCTGTGCAACACGATTGTAGCGCATGAGCATCAGCCGGCAGAGGTACGTCACGACACGTTGTGGGTGAAAGGAAAGCCGGTAGAGGCGTACACCTTCAGTAAGGACTACTACTGGATGGCCTCGAACGACCCGGTGAATATCTGTGACTCCCGTCTGTTCGGGCTGGTGCCGGAAGACCATCTGGTGGGAAAGGCCTGGCTTATCTGGTATTCTTCCCGGAAGGGACGTTTCGGGCAACGGGTGCAATGA
- a CDS encoding WbqC family protein: MKDEVILGSAYLAPVEYYTKLFAYPSVYVERYDHYMKQTYRNRCVIASADGPLALTIPTEKGDDLKCLMKDIRISDHGNWRHVHWNAFVAAYKHSPFFDYYADEFHRFFEQKYAFLFDFNLELCEWVCQQIDMQPRLIPTDDYVPEPETADDFRERIHPKRDFREADKDFVPKPYYQVFDQKLGFLPNLSVIDLLFDMGPESLLVLRDSIGVCNEF; the protein is encoded by the coding sequence ATGAAAGATGAAGTGATTTTAGGGTCGGCCTATCTGGCTCCCGTGGAATATTATACTAAACTTTTTGCTTATCCTTCGGTGTATGTGGAGCGGTATGACCACTACATGAAGCAGACCTATCGGAACCGCTGCGTGATTGCATCGGCCGACGGCCCGCTGGCATTGACCATCCCGACAGAAAAGGGGGATGACCTGAAATGCTTGATGAAGGATATACGTATTTCCGACCATGGCAACTGGCGGCACGTGCATTGGAATGCTTTTGTGGCAGCTTACAAGCATAGCCCGTTCTTCGATTATTATGCGGATGAGTTCCATCGGTTTTTTGAGCAGAAGTATGCGTTTTTGTTCGATTTCAATCTGGAATTGTGTGAGTGGGTGTGCCAACAGATTGATATGCAGCCCCGGCTGATACCGACCGACGATTATGTGCCGGAGCCGGAGACTGCGGATGATTTCCGGGAACGGATTCATCCCAAGCGGGATTTCCGGGAGGCGGACAAGGATTTTGTGCCGAAGCCTTATTATCAAGTGTTTGACCAGAAACTGGGCTTCCTGCCTAACCTGAGTGTGATAGACCTGCTTTTTGATATGGGGCCGGAAAGCTTGCTGGTGTTGCGTGACTCTATCGGTGTGTGCAATGAATTTTAA
- a CDS encoding rhomboid family intramembrane serine protease, whose protein sequence is MNNLPTVTKNLLIINVLCFLGMFVARKYGVDIENLLGLHFFMASDFNLGQLITYMFMHANFSHIFFNMFAVWMFGRVLEQVWGPKRFLTYYLVCGIGAGLIQELVQYLEYAMVWSNYTSVDTGLGVIPMEAFLNQLTTVGASGAVYGILLAFGMLFPNSQMFVFPIPMPIKAKYFVIGYAVLELVLGLGGGDNVAHFAHLGGMLFGLILIIYWKKKNGSGRIYY, encoded by the coding sequence ATGAATAATCTTCCAACAGTAACGAAAAACCTGCTTATTATCAATGTGCTCTGTTTTCTGGGTATGTTTGTGGCCCGGAAATACGGGGTAGATATAGAGAATCTGCTCGGTCTTCACTTTTTCATGGCCTCTGACTTTAACCTGGGGCAGCTCATCACGTATATGTTCATGCATGCCAACTTCTCGCATATCTTTTTCAATATGTTTGCGGTATGGATGTTCGGACGGGTATTGGAACAGGTGTGGGGACCCAAGCGTTTCCTGACATACTACCTGGTTTGCGGTATCGGGGCCGGACTGATTCAGGAACTGGTGCAGTACCTGGAATATGCCATGGTGTGGTCGAACTATACTTCGGTCGATACGGGACTGGGTGTCATTCCGATGGAAGCCTTCCTGAACCAGCTGACCACAGTGGGTGCTTCGGGAGCTGTGTATGGTATTCTGCTGGCTTTCGGAATGCTGTTTCCCAACAGCCAGATGTTCGTTTTCCCTATTCCGATGCCCATCAAGGCAAAATATTTCGTGATTGGTTATGCGGTATTGGAGCTGGTGCTCGGTTTGGGAGGCGGTGACAATGTGGCACACTTCGCACATTTGGGCGGTATGCTGTTCGGCTTGATACTGATTATTTATTGGAAAAAGAAAAATGGCAGCGGACGGATTTATTACTGA
- a CDS encoding rhomboid family intramembrane serine protease, translated as MAADGFITDLKRKFQQGDIAVRLVYINVAVFLAVTVVQIFLTLFNVPSSPWMHFLELPAWTEAFIRQPWSLLTYMFMHAGVLHILFNMLWLFWFGRLFLMFFSGKHLRGLYFLGGICGGLLYMLAYNVFPYFQEVVYSSYLLGASASVLAIVVAVGVREPNYPVQFLFIGTVRLKYVALFMVVLDLLFMTSGNAGGHIAHLGGALAGWGFAAGLQHGRDVTKGINAVCDWCMRLGHPVKRKPKMKVHYGGRQADYDYNARKKEREAEIDRILDKLRKSGYNSLTEEEKKRLFDASKK; from the coding sequence ATGGCAGCGGACGGATTTATTACTGATTTGAAACGGAAATTCCAGCAGGGCGACATTGCGGTGCGGTTGGTGTACATCAACGTGGCAGTGTTTCTGGCCGTGACGGTGGTACAGATTTTTCTGACCCTGTTTAATGTGCCTTCATCGCCTTGGATGCATTTCCTGGAGCTGCCAGCGTGGACGGAAGCGTTTATCCGTCAGCCTTGGTCGCTGCTGACGTACATGTTCATGCATGCCGGCGTGTTGCATATTCTGTTCAACATGCTGTGGCTTTTCTGGTTTGGACGTTTGTTCCTGATGTTCTTTTCGGGCAAGCACCTGCGTGGACTGTATTTTCTGGGAGGTATCTGCGGCGGACTGCTGTACATGCTGGCGTATAATGTGTTTCCTTATTTTCAGGAAGTAGTGTATTCGTCTTATCTGCTGGGGGCATCGGCTTCGGTGCTGGCCATTGTGGTGGCAGTGGGTGTACGCGAGCCGAACTATCCGGTGCAGTTCCTGTTCATCGGTACGGTCCGTCTGAAATATGTGGCTTTGTTCATGGTGGTGCTCGATTTGCTGTTCATGACTTCCGGCAATGCGGGCGGACATATCGCACATCTGGGCGGTGCGTTGGCCGGATGGGGATTTGCAGCCGGTTTGCAGCACGGGCGTGATGTCACGAAAGGAATCAATGCGGTGTGCGACTGGTGCATGCGGCTGGGACATCCGGTGAAACGCAAGCCTAAGATGAAGGTGCATTATGGAGGACGTCAGGCCGATTACGATTACAATGCCCGCAAGAAGGAACGGGAGGCTGAAATCGACCGGATTCTGGATAAATTGCGGAAGTCGGGATACAACAGCCTGACGGAAGAAGAAAAAAAGAGATTATTTGACGCGAGTAAGAAATGA
- a CDS encoding endonuclease/exonuclease/phosphatase family protein, translated as MNILGHTVKGVLLLANIGAGAGFLLCAYSPSLSPVAHPVLSCAGLFFPFLLLAVLVFVPVWLFYYRRFLWVPLAFLLLGGGAIVTYCPFRSAQETADGEVLKFLTYNVMGMQGDAEDESHPIQTYIQQSDADVVCLQEFRWDEKQMKKAFPMYPYVRSLDVGNGNRMGCLSRFPILSARPISYQSGTNGSFLLQLKMEKDTLTVVCNHLESNKLDAHDKEVYEGLLKSPDEQKVKSDGKYLIRKLADAAVIRAPQADSVAQVISREATQYLLVCGDFNDSPISYAHRTIGRGLTDAYRAAGWGPGFSYNRNFLYFRIDHLFVNKGFRPLKCRVDNSISASDHYPLWCLVEKL; from the coding sequence ATGAATATTCTGGGACATACAGTAAAAGGGGTGCTTCTGCTTGCGAATATCGGGGCGGGAGCGGGATTCCTGTTGTGTGCGTATAGCCCTTCTTTGTCGCCTGTAGCCCATCCGGTGCTTTCGTGTGCGGGACTGTTTTTCCCTTTTTTATTGCTGGCTGTACTGGTGTTTGTACCAGTCTGGCTGTTTTATTACAGACGGTTTTTGTGGGTACCGCTGGCCTTTCTGCTGTTGGGTGGAGGGGCTATTGTGACGTACTGTCCTTTTCGCAGTGCACAGGAAACGGCAGACGGAGAGGTGTTGAAATTCTTGACGTATAACGTGATGGGGATGCAAGGGGATGCAGAAGATGAATCTCATCCGATACAGACTTATATCCAGCAGAGTGATGCCGATGTGGTATGTCTGCAGGAATTCCGTTGGGATGAGAAACAGATGAAAAAAGCGTTTCCAATGTATCCTTACGTGCGGAGTCTGGATGTGGGAAATGGGAACCGGATGGGATGTCTTTCACGTTTCCCTATTCTTTCGGCACGGCCGATATCGTATCAAAGCGGGACGAACGGGAGTTTTCTTCTTCAGTTAAAGATGGAAAAGGATACCTTGACGGTGGTATGCAACCATTTGGAATCGAACAAGTTGGATGCACACGACAAAGAGGTGTATGAAGGATTGTTGAAATCGCCGGATGAACAGAAAGTCAAATCGGACGGGAAGTATCTGATTCGGAAACTGGCGGATGCGGCGGTGATTCGTGCTCCTCAGGCAGATTCTGTGGCTCAGGTCATCTCCCGGGAGGCTACCCAATATTTGCTGGTATGTGGCGATTTCAATGATTCGCCGATTTCGTATGCCCATCGTACCATCGGAAGGGGATTGACCGATGCCTATCGTGCGGCGGGATGGGGGCCGGGGTTTTCTTATAACCGGAATTTCCTGTATTTCCGCATCGATCACCTGTTTGTGAACAAGGGCTTCCGGCCTTTGAAATGCCGGGTGGATAATTCCATTTCGGCTTCCGACCATTATCCGCTGTGGTGCCTGGTAGAGAAATTATAA
- the secDF gene encoding protein translocase subunit SecDF, with translation MQNKGFVKVFAVLLTLACAFYLSFSFVTRYQMNKAAEDPKGSAHYLDSMQNQKVWLGIYTLKQCREMEIGLGLDLKGGMNVILEVSVPDVVKALADNKPDEAFNKAVAEAAKLQINSQEDFVTLFVREYKKLAPEGKLAELFATQQLKDKVNTRSTDAEVEKVLREEVKAAVDNSYNVLRTRIDRFGVAQPNIQTLEGKMGRIMVELPGIKEPERVRKLLQGSANLEFWETFEAKDIVPVLASADNRARGLLNNEAPADSVQAEADTTAVAQASAVSAKDSLTAALKGETPAASNADMEQMKKEHPLLSVLQLNQSGVGCIVGYADYKDTADVNRILNMKAVKEVMPRDLKLMWGVRASDLDKSGRIFELYAIKSTQRNGRAPLEGDVVTDARDSYDQYNKPCVTMAMNTEGARRWAQLTKKNEGREIAIVLDGYVYSAPRSNGEIAGGHSEITGNFTPEQTKDLANVLKSGKMPAPAHIVQEDIVGPSLGQESINQGIVSFIVALIVLMAYMCVMYGFIPGMVANGALFINFFFTLGILSSFQAALTMSGIAGMVLSLGMAVDANVLIYERTKEELRAGKGTKQALAEGYKNAFSAIFDSNLTSIITGVILFNFGTGPIRGFATTLIIGILCSFFSAVFLTRLVYEHFMNKDKWLNLTFTTGVSKNLMQNVHYNFMGITKRSFTIWAIIIVVCIVSFFVRGLAQSIDFTGGRNFVVQFEQVVQPETVRDLLQPKVGDANVQAIALGTDGKTIRVTTNYRINEDSPTIDAEIEEFLYNALKEGNLLGKGTTLEIFIDRDNRAGGSIISSQKVGPSIADDIKTSAIWSVVLALIAIGVYILIRFSNIAFSIGATVALMVDTVLIIGAYSLCYGWMPFSLEIDQTFIGAILTAIGYSINDKVVIFDRVREFIGLYPKRERAQLFNDSLNTTLARTINTSLSTLIVLLSIFILGGDSIRSFAFAMILGVVIGTLSSLFVAAPVAYLTMGHKMPKQVGEVEEA, from the coding sequence ATGCAAAACAAAGGATTTGTAAAGGTTTTTGCGGTATTACTGACCCTTGCGTGTGCTTTTTACCTTTCATTCTCATTCGTTACACGTTATCAGATGAACAAGGCGGCTGAGGACCCGAAGGGTTCGGCACATTACCTGGATTCCATGCAGAATCAGAAGGTGTGGTTGGGGATTTACACGCTGAAACAATGTCGTGAGATGGAAATCGGGTTGGGTTTGGACCTGAAAGGTGGTATGAACGTCATTCTGGAAGTTTCCGTACCGGACGTAGTGAAGGCGTTGGCCGACAACAAACCGGATGAAGCCTTTAACAAGGCTGTGGCTGAAGCTGCCAAATTGCAGATTAACAGTCAGGAAGATTTCGTGACCCTGTTTGTCAGAGAATACAAAAAACTGGCTCCGGAAGGCAAACTTGCTGAACTTTTTGCCACCCAGCAGTTGAAAGACAAAGTGAATACCCGTAGTACAGACGCAGAAGTTGAGAAAGTATTGCGCGAGGAAGTAAAAGCTGCCGTAGACAACTCTTACAATGTTTTGCGTACACGTATCGACCGTTTTGGTGTGGCTCAGCCGAACATCCAGACACTGGAAGGAAAGATGGGCCGTATCATGGTGGAACTGCCGGGTATCAAGGAACCGGAGCGTGTGAGAAAACTCTTGCAGGGTTCTGCCAACTTGGAATTTTGGGAAACTTTCGAAGCAAAAGATATCGTGCCGGTATTGGCTTCTGCTGATAACCGCGCCCGTGGCTTGCTGAACAACGAGGCTCCTGCTGATTCTGTACAGGCTGAAGCCGATACGACTGCAGTGGCTCAGGCTTCTGCCGTTTCTGCCAAAGACAGCTTGACGGCTGCCCTGAAGGGAGAGACACCGGCTGCTTCCAACGCCGATATGGAACAGATGAAAAAAGAACATCCGTTGTTGTCTGTACTGCAGCTGAACCAGAGCGGAGTAGGTTGTATCGTAGGTTATGCCGATTATAAAGATACAGCCGATGTGAACCGTATCCTGAACATGAAGGCCGTGAAGGAAGTGATGCCGCGCGACCTGAAACTGATGTGGGGTGTAAGAGCTTCTGATTTGGATAAGAGCGGACGTATTTTTGAGTTATATGCTATTAAATCTACCCAACGTAATGGTCGTGCGCCGTTGGAGGGGGATGTTGTTACAGATGCTCGTGATTCCTATGATCAGTATAACAAACCTTGTGTAACGATGGCTATGAATACGGAAGGTGCTCGTCGTTGGGCGCAATTGACTAAAAAGAATGAGGGCCGTGAAATTGCTATCGTATTGGATGGATATGTATACAGTGCCCCACGTTCTAACGGTGAAATTGCTGGAGGTCATTCTGAGATTACAGGTAATTTTACTCCAGAGCAGACAAAAGACTTGGCCAACGTGTTGAAATCCGGTAAGATGCCGGCTCCGGCACATATCGTACAGGAAGACATTGTAGGTCCGTCTCTGGGACAGGAATCTATCAACCAGGGTATCGTATCCTTCATCGTGGCTTTGATTGTCCTGATGGCTTACATGTGTGTGATGTACGGATTCATTCCGGGTATGGTGGCCAACGGTGCGTTGTTCATCAACTTCTTCTTCACACTGGGTATCCTTTCCTCTTTCCAGGCTGCCTTGACGATGTCCGGTATCGCCGGTATGGTGTTGTCACTGGGTATGGCCGTGGATGCGAACGTATTGATTTATGAACGTACGAAAGAAGAGCTTCGTGCAGGCAAGGGAACCAAGCAGGCTTTGGCCGAAGGTTACAAGAACGCGTTTTCTGCCATCTTCGACTCTAACTTGACTTCTATCATCACAGGTGTTATCCTGTTCAACTTCGGTACCGGTCCGATCCGTGGTTTTGCCACTACCTTGATTATCGGTATCCTCTGTTCGTTCTTCTCAGCCGTGTTCTTGACTCGTCTGGTTTACGAACACTTCATGAACAAAGACAAATGGTTGAACCTGACATTCACTACAGGCGTTTCAAAGAACCTGATGCAGAATGTACACTATAACTTCATGGGTATTACCAAACGTTCGTTTACGATTTGGGCGATTATCATTGTAGTATGTATCGTTTCTTTCTTTGTACGCGGACTGGCACAGAGTATCGACTTCACCGGTGGACGTAACTTCGTGGTTCAGTTTGAACAGGTGGTACAGCCGGAAACCGTACGCGACCTGCTGCAGCCGAAAGTGGGAGATGCCAACGTACAGGCCATTGCCTTGGGTACAGATGGAAAGACTATCCGTGTGACTACCAACTACCGCATCAACGAAGATTCTCCGACAATCGATGCCGAAATCGAAGAGTTCCTTTACAATGCATTGAAAGAAGGTAACTTGCTGGGCAAGGGTACTACGCTCGAAATCTTCATCGACCGTGATAACCGTGCCGGAGGTTCTATCATCAGTTCTCAGAAGGTAGGTCCTAGCATTGCCGACGACATCAAGACATCCGCTATCTGGTCGGTTGTACTGGCTCTGATTGCCATCGGTGTGTATATCCTGATTCGTTTCAGCAACATCGCCTTCAGTATCGGTGCTACGGTGGCATTGATGGTAGATACCGTATTGATTATCGGTGCCTACTCCTTGTGCTACGGATGGATGCCGTTCTCTCTGGAAATTGACCAGACGTTCATTGGTGCCATCCTGACGGCCATCGGTTACTCTATCAACGATAAGGTGGTTATCTTCGACCGTGTGCGTGAGTTTATCGGTCTGTATCCGAAACGCGAACGTGCCCAGCTGTTCAATGACTCATTGAATACGACTTTGGCCCGTACCATCAACACTTCTTTGAGTACCTTGATTGTGTTGCTGAGTATCTTCATCCTGGGTGGTGACAGCATTCGTAGCTTTGCATTCGCCATGATTCTGGGTGTGGTAATCGGTACATTGTCTTCTTTGTTCGTGGCTGCTCCGGTAGCTTACCTGACTATGGGACACAAGATGCCGAAGCAAGTAGGTGAAGTAGAGGAAGCATAA